Proteins encoded in a region of the Synechococcus sp. BIOS-U3-1 genome:
- a CDS encoding glycoside hydrolase 100 family protein: MAGRFSQQNQRVRPSSKEDQVVQKAREHFERTLIPLRGHLAGSVAALEHPRHDEALNYGEIFLRDNVPVMLYLLTQKRFDIVRQFLTICLDLQSTTYQTRGVFPTSFVEEEGHLIADYGQRSIGRITSVDASLWWPVLCWMYVKSSGDEEFASSQAVQRGVQLLLDLVLHPTFEGTPVLFVPDCAFMIDRPMDVWGAPLEVEVLLYGSLRCCTQLMELGRKHHNSRLLDQRLVLTRQWVHDLRQFLLKHYWVTSKTMQVLRRRPTEQYGDNQHQNEFNVQPQVIPDWLQDWLENRGGYLIGNMRTGRPDFRFYSLGNSLGCLFGLLTAPQQRALFRLTLHNRDHLMAEMPMRICHPPMESLEWQNKTGSDPKNWPWSYHNGGHWPSLLWFFGGSILLHERRHPHADVLLMGQMKALLEECYWSHLNQLPRQQWAEYFDGPTGTWVGQQSRTYQTWTIVGFLLLHHFLRVNPDDVLLLDLDEGAVPDPADEDHEDIDHDWDHH; this comes from the coding sequence ATGGCAGGACGCTTCAGCCAGCAGAACCAGCGTGTCAGACCCAGCTCGAAGGAAGACCAGGTAGTCCAAAAGGCCCGGGAGCACTTCGAGCGAACACTGATTCCACTGCGTGGTCACTTGGCTGGCAGCGTCGCCGCCCTGGAACATCCCCGTCATGACGAAGCTCTCAACTACGGCGAGATCTTCCTGAGGGACAACGTTCCCGTCATGCTCTACCTACTGACACAGAAGCGATTCGACATCGTTCGTCAGTTCCTGACCATCTGTCTTGACCTACAAAGCACCACGTATCAGACACGGGGTGTCTTCCCCACCAGTTTCGTGGAAGAGGAAGGCCACCTGATTGCGGACTATGGCCAACGCTCCATTGGCCGGATCACGTCAGTCGACGCAAGCCTCTGGTGGCCAGTTCTGTGCTGGATGTACGTCAAATCAAGTGGAGATGAGGAATTTGCCTCCAGTCAGGCTGTGCAGCGCGGTGTTCAGCTTTTGCTGGACCTTGTGTTACATCCCACCTTTGAAGGGACTCCGGTGCTGTTTGTGCCGGACTGCGCGTTCATGATTGACCGTCCGATGGACGTCTGGGGAGCTCCACTGGAAGTGGAGGTGTTGCTCTACGGATCCCTGCGGTGCTGCACTCAGCTGATGGAGCTGGGACGAAAGCATCACAACAGCAGACTGCTTGACCAACGACTCGTGCTGACCCGGCAGTGGGTTCACGACCTTCGCCAGTTTCTTCTCAAGCACTACTGGGTCACCAGCAAAACCATGCAGGTTTTGCGTCGCAGACCAACCGAACAGTACGGAGACAACCAGCACCAGAACGAATTCAATGTTCAGCCGCAGGTCATTCCTGACTGGCTGCAGGACTGGCTGGAAAATCGAGGGGGCTACTTGATCGGCAACATGCGCACAGGACGTCCTGACTTCCGCTTTTACAGCCTCGGAAATTCGCTCGGCTGCCTGTTCGGACTACTGACTGCCCCACAACAACGTGCGCTATTTCGCCTAACGCTGCATAACCGCGACCACCTGATGGCCGAAATGCCCATGCGCATCTGCCACCCTCCGATGGAAAGCCTCGAATGGCAAAACAAAACCGGGTCGGATCCAAAGAACTGGCCCTGGAGCTATCACAACGGTGGTCACTGGCCGAGCCTGTTGTGGTTCTTCGGTGGCTCAATCCTGCTGCATGAGCGCCGCCATCCCCATGCCGATGTTCTGCTGATGGGGCAGATGAAAGCCCTTCTGGAGGAATGTTATTGGAGTCATCTCAACCAATTGCCGAGGCAACAGTGGGCTGAATACTTTGATGGCCCAACAGGCACCTGGGTGGGTCAACAGTCCAGGACTTACCAGACCTGGACGATTGTTGGCTTCCTACTGCTCCACCATTTCCTGCGCGTCAATCCCGATGACGTATTGCTTCTGGACCTGGATGAAGGGGCTGTTCCTGACCCTGCAGATGAGGATCACGAAGACATTGATCACGACTGGGATCACCATTAA
- the mtnB gene encoding methylthioribulose 1-phosphate dehydratase — protein MKPLVQAAEELSATMKLLHRRGWCDGTGGNFSVVVAHDPLRLLMAPSGVDKGSVRPEELIEVNNSAEVTRGVGQASAETLLHLRIIHCCGAGAVLHTHSLAGTLLSRMKLDQGCVTIEGWEMLKGLKGITTHDSSVNVPIIANSQDLQTLSESASLRLRDAPHGLLVSGHGLYAWGDDLDEARRHTEILEFLLELTWRQLLLRNNT, from the coding sequence GTGAAACCATTGGTTCAGGCTGCTGAAGAACTCTCAGCCACGATGAAGTTGTTGCATCGCCGAGGTTGGTGCGACGGCACTGGAGGCAATTTCAGCGTTGTAGTGGCCCATGATCCTCTGCGACTGTTGATGGCCCCCAGCGGAGTCGACAAGGGATCAGTCCGACCCGAGGAACTGATCGAAGTGAACAACAGTGCTGAAGTAACTCGAGGAGTGGGGCAAGCAAGTGCAGAAACCCTGCTGCATCTGCGCATCATTCACTGCTGCGGAGCTGGGGCAGTGCTGCATACCCATTCCCTGGCGGGGACTCTGCTGTCGAGAATGAAGCTGGACCAAGGCTGCGTGACCATCGAGGGCTGGGAAATGCTGAAAGGTCTTAAAGGAATCACCACCCATGACTCCAGCGTCAACGTGCCCATCATCGCCAACAGCCAGGATCTTCAGACACTGAGCGAATCAGCATCGCTACGACTGAGAGATGCTCCCCATGGACTGCTGGTCTCAGGCCATGGCCTCTATGCATGGGGCGACGATCTAGACGAAGCTCGTCGACATACCGAAATCTTGGAATTCCTCCTGGAACTCACCTGGAGACAATTACTACTGAGGAATAACACGTGA
- a CDS encoding DNA-formamidopyrimidine glycosylase, whose product MPELPEVETVRRGLASRLQSFVIQEAEILRERAVASPGGSTAFCRGLAGQTVGEWQRRGKYLIAQLLHPSTGEANGFWGVHLRMTGQFQWHEEPTEPCQHTRARFWNAKEQELRFVDVRSFGEMWWVPQGTATDSVMTGLKRLGPEPFSTEFNACYLQQKLKGSKRSIKAALLDQSLVAGAGNIYADESLFAAGIAPQTPAGRLNRKQLEQVCESLVQVLEISIGVGGTTFSDFRDLEGVNGNYGGQAAVYRRTGQPCLNCGTAIDRVKIAGRSTHWCPSCQS is encoded by the coding sequence TTGCCGGAACTTCCGGAAGTTGAAACGGTTCGCCGAGGACTGGCGAGCCGTCTTCAATCATTTGTCATCCAGGAGGCCGAAATCCTCCGTGAAAGGGCTGTGGCCAGCCCTGGGGGCTCGACTGCCTTTTGTCGTGGACTTGCAGGCCAGACCGTTGGCGAGTGGCAGCGACGCGGTAAGTATCTGATTGCCCAGCTGTTGCATCCCAGCACCGGAGAGGCCAATGGTTTCTGGGGAGTCCATCTGCGCATGACAGGCCAGTTCCAGTGGCACGAAGAACCCACAGAACCTTGCCAACACACGCGGGCGCGCTTCTGGAACGCCAAGGAGCAGGAGCTGAGGTTCGTCGACGTGCGCAGCTTTGGAGAGATGTGGTGGGTTCCGCAAGGAACAGCCACCGACTCAGTGATGACCGGATTGAAGCGGCTAGGACCAGAACCATTCAGCACAGAGTTCAATGCCTGTTACTTGCAACAGAAGCTGAAAGGATCAAAACGCTCAATTAAGGCAGCACTACTTGACCAGTCACTGGTCGCTGGAGCAGGCAATATCTACGCCGATGAAAGCCTCTTTGCAGCAGGCATCGCGCCCCAAACACCAGCAGGCAGGCTCAACCGCAAACAACTTGAACAAGTCTGCGAAAGCCTTGTGCAAGTGCTGGAAATCAGCATCGGTGTTGGTGGCACAACATTCAGTGATTTTCGAGACCTTGAAGGCGTCAACGGCAATTACGGCGGGCAGGCCGCGGTGTATCGACGTACCGGGCAACCATGCTTGAACTGTGGCACTGCTATTGATCGGGTCAAGATTGCTGGACGCAGCACCCATTGGTGCCCCTCCTGCCAATCCTGA
- the mtnC gene encoding acireductone synthase produces MIRAILLDIEGTTCPVDFVSQTLFPFAQKNLKATLTKRGRNTEIDELVKEAVNEWLADSDPISQMMLRQTAQKPPSTSNTEEYLQHLIQSDRKSTALKQLQGIIWEQGYKSGELKSPLFSDVRPQLDSWNDSGITLAVYSSGSIHAQKLLYAHTEQGDITDRFQYWFDTRTGPKLAHQSYVVIAQKIGVQSNQVLFISDHPGECDAARESGMNTVFCLREGNPHQNSANHAVVRQLSDIDLGQINALDDNQPRIKPASR; encoded by the coding sequence GTGATTCGGGCCATTCTGCTGGATATCGAAGGAACAACATGCCCCGTCGATTTTGTCAGCCAAACGTTATTTCCTTTCGCACAAAAGAATCTGAAAGCAACATTGACGAAGAGAGGGAGAAATACTGAAATCGATGAATTAGTGAAAGAAGCAGTCAATGAATGGCTGGCTGATTCGGATCCAATAAGCCAAATGATGCTACGCCAAACTGCCCAGAAGCCTCCATCAACAAGTAATACGGAAGAGTATCTACAGCACCTAATTCAATCAGACAGAAAGTCGACAGCCCTCAAACAATTACAAGGCATCATCTGGGAGCAAGGCTACAAATCAGGCGAATTGAAATCCCCCTTGTTCAGTGATGTACGCCCACAACTGGATAGCTGGAACGACAGTGGAATCACTCTTGCAGTGTACTCATCTGGCAGTATTCATGCTCAGAAACTCCTTTACGCCCACACCGAACAAGGAGACATCACAGATCGTTTTCAGTACTGGTTTGATACACGCACAGGCCCAAAACTTGCCCATCAAAGCTATGTAGTCATCGCTCAAAAAATTGGCGTTCAATCCAATCAAGTTCTCTTTATCAGCGATCATCCAGGCGAATGCGATGCAGCTCGGGAGTCAGGAATGAACACTGTCTTCTGTCTGCGAGAGGGCAATCCTCATCAAAATTCAGCCAACCACGCAGTGGTGCGTCAACTGTCCGACATTGATCTCGGACAAATCAACGCTTTGGACGACAACCAACCCCGAATCAAACCTGCCAGCAGATGA
- a CDS encoding photosystem I reaction center subunit IV → MAISRGDMVRIKRPESFWFNDVGKVASIDTSGIRYPVVVRFEQVNYNGLQGTDGGINTNNFALDELEPA, encoded by the coding sequence ATGGCGATCTCCCGCGGTGACATGGTGCGGATCAAGCGCCCTGAGTCCTTCTGGTTCAACGATGTCGGCAAAGTCGCCTCGATCGACACTTCGGGCATCCGTTATCCGGTTGTGGTTCGGTTCGAACAGGTCAACTACAACGGCCTCCAAGGCACAGACGGTGGCATCAACACCAACAACTTTGCGCTCGACGAACTCGAGCCGGCCTGA